The following proteins come from a genomic window of Fontisubflavum oceani:
- a CDS encoding DMT family transporter — MPLWIPVTIFAAFMQNLRFLLQRHLKVTTLSTGGATWARFLYSAPLVAVIVGVYATVSEQALPLPDGRFWAFVVSGGMAQMLATMCVVALFAHRNFAVGITLKKTEVILTALIGLVVLGEAVSPPIVAAIAVGFIGVLLLSDPPKTDVVLSWRARVFNVASGYGLASGVLFGISAVGYRGASLSLPDGDVFLRAAFTLAAATAVQTVTLGAWLAWRERGEIAKVLASWRVSGLVGLTSMLGSLGWFTAFTLQTAAYVKALGQIELVFTFLFSVFWLRERSSSKEIGGIVLIVASIGLIFLGSF; from the coding sequence ATGCCCCTTTGGATCCCCGTCACCATCTTTGCCGCGTTTATGCAGAATCTGCGGTTTCTGTTGCAGCGGCATTTGAAGGTGACGACGCTGTCGACCGGCGGCGCTACCTGGGCGCGGTTCCTCTATTCCGCGCCACTGGTGGCCGTGATCGTCGGGGTTTACGCGACTGTCTCTGAGCAGGCGCTGCCCCTGCCGGATGGGCGGTTCTGGGCCTTCGTGGTCTCGGGCGGGATGGCGCAGATGCTGGCGACGATGTGTGTCGTGGCCCTTTTCGCCCATCGGAATTTCGCCGTGGGGATCACCCTGAAAAAGACCGAGGTGATCCTGACGGCGTTGATCGGCTTGGTGGTTCTGGGGGAGGCGGTGTCGCCGCCTATTGTCGCGGCCATCGCCGTGGGGTTCATTGGCGTCCTGCTTCTCTCGGACCCGCCGAAAACCGATGTCGTCCTGTCCTGGCGCGCGCGGGTGTTCAACGTGGCCTCGGGCTATGGTCTGGCCTCGGGCGTGCTCTTCGGCATCTCGGCGGTGGGCTATCGCGGCGCGTCCCTGTCGCTGCCCGATGGCGATGTGTTCCTGCGCGCGGCCTTCACGCTTGCCGCGGCAACGGCGGTGCAAACGGTGACGCTCGGGGCTTGGCTGGCCTGGCGCGAGCGGGGAGAGATTGCCAAAGTGCTGGCCTCTTGGCGGGTGTCAGGGCTGGTCGGGCTGACCTCAATGCTGGGTTCGCTCGGCTGGTTCACCGCCTTCACCCTGCAAACGGCGGCATATGTGAAAGCCCTGGGCCAGATCGAGCTGGTCTTCACCTTCCTCTTCTCCGTCTTTTGGTTGCGCGAACGATCATCGAGCAAAGAGATCGGCGGCATTGTGTTGATCGTGGCCTCGATCGGTTTGATCTTTCTGGGGAGCTTCTGA
- a CDS encoding AEC family transporter — MAIALAIAPIFVLIMMGYALRRGGIPSEEFWNLNDRLVYFVLMPALFFVRISTADLSEAGLGGFATALYAGFFAGVVFGVIAALILRRGGPVGTSIMQGAGRFNTFIALAVAEALYGAPGLQLAVLGAAVLVPVVNLTVVGLFTVMLRQPGGGAVWGAVKNLVTNPLILSILAALAFNLAGIGMVPVLHDTLSVLGQAALPIMLLCVGANLKLRGLSADAAPLVLAAFGKIVVFPAVIMLAAMAFGLSPLSAQVALIYGALPTGVAAYTLARQLGGDAPLMAAMITMQTLLSFATMPLWLSLGERVFGL, encoded by the coding sequence ATGGCCATCGCCCTCGCCATCGCACCTATTTTTGTTTTGATTATGATGGGTTACGCGCTGCGGCGTGGCGGTATCCCATCGGAAGAGTTCTGGAACCTCAACGACCGGCTGGTCTATTTCGTGCTCATGCCGGCGCTGTTTTTCGTGCGTATCTCGACCGCTGATCTGAGCGAGGCGGGGCTGGGCGGATTTGCAACCGCGCTCTATGCGGGTTTCTTCGCCGGCGTGGTCTTTGGGGTGATTGCGGCGCTGATCTTGCGGCGCGGCGGGCCGGTTGGCACGTCGATCATGCAAGGGGCGGGGCGGTTTAACACCTTCATCGCGCTTGCCGTGGCCGAGGCGCTTTATGGCGCGCCCGGCTTGCAATTGGCGGTTCTGGGAGCGGCGGTGTTGGTGCCGGTGGTGAACCTGACCGTGGTGGGGCTGTTCACTGTGATGCTGCGGCAGCCGGGCGGCGGCGCGGTCTGGGGCGCGGTGAAAAACCTCGTCACCAATCCGTTGATCCTTTCGATCCTCGCGGCTTTGGCCTTCAACTTGGCGGGGATCGGCATGGTGCCCGTCTTACACGACACGCTGTCGGTTTTAGGGCAGGCGGCCCTGCCGATCATGTTGCTCTGCGTCGGCGCGAATTTGAAACTGAGGGGGTTGAGCGCGGATGCCGCACCTTTGGTCTTGGCGGCTTTTGGCAAGATCGTGGTGTTCCCGGCGGTGATTATGCTGGCGGCCATGGCGTTCGGGCTGTCGCCGCTGAGCGCCCAGGTGGCGCTGATCTATGGCGCGCTGCCCACGGGCGTTGCGGCCTACACGTTGGCGCGGCAATTGGGCGGCGATGCGCCTTTGATGGCGGCGATGATCACCATGCAAACTTTGTTGAGCTTCGCGACCATGCCGCTCTGGCTGAGTCTGGGGGAGCGGGTTTTCGGGCTGTAG
- a CDS encoding NUDIX hydrolase — protein MTDQPDKTAIRDAATIIVLRDAATRPRVLMGQRGHSAVFMPSKFVFPGGAVDAVDATIPLGRAPAPTARTQLAAKALTPPEALIAAATRELWEETGLLLGHADPRTNAFEAPKGWRGYLATGHLPDGAALDFIFRAITPPGRPRRFDARFFLAEAEHLANDPDDFSRAEDELSHLQWIALDEARSFDMPFITEVVLAELAARLNGTAYDGVPFFNNADETSRFERL, from the coding sequence ATGACCGATCAGCCGGACAAAACCGCCATCCGCGATGCGGCGACGATCATCGTTTTGCGCGATGCCGCCACGCGCCCGCGCGTCTTGATGGGCCAACGCGGCCACAGCGCTGTCTTCATGCCCTCGAAATTCGTGTTTCCCGGCGGCGCGGTGGATGCTGTGGACGCCACCATTCCTTTAGGCCGCGCACCCGCACCGACTGCCCGCACACAACTCGCCGCCAAAGCATTGACCCCGCCCGAAGCGCTGATCGCTGCGGCGACCCGGGAGCTTTGGGAAGAAACCGGCCTGCTTCTGGGCCATGCCGACCCGCGCACCAATGCCTTTGAGGCTCCGAAAGGCTGGCGCGGCTATCTGGCCACCGGGCACCTGCCCGATGGGGCCGCGCTTGATTTTATTTTTCGCGCCATCACGCCGCCCGGGCGCCCGCGCCGCTTCGATGCCCGGTTTTTCTTGGCCGAGGCCGAGCACCTGGCCAATGACCCCGATGATTTCTCCCGTGCAGAGGATGAGCTGAGCCATCTGCAATGGATCGCGCTCGACGAGGCCCGCAGCTTCGATATGCCGTTCATCACCGAAGTGGTCCTGGCCGAACTTGCCGCGCGCCTGAACGGCACCGCGTATGACGGGGTGCCGTTTTTCAACAACGCCGATGAAACCAGCCGGTTCGAGCGACTCTAA
- a CDS encoding DUF983 domain-containing protein, producing MTHVPDRPAFEAGSPERPTWPAMRRGLRQRCPNCGEGTIFKSYLKLRPSCGTCGEDLSHARADDGPAYLTILVTAKILGTLMLFVFERWQPGPYVLAAVFSVGAILMSLYLLPRFKGMIVGIQWAKRMHGF from the coding sequence ATGACCCATGTCCCCGACAGACCTGCCTTTGAGGCAGGTTCACCCGAACGCCCGACTTGGCCCGCCATGCGCCGCGGCCTGCGCCAGCGTTGCCCCAATTGCGGCGAGGGCACGATTTTTAAGAGCTATCTGAAACTGCGTCCGTCTTGCGGCACCTGTGGCGAAGACTTGTCTCATGCGCGTGCCGATGATGGCCCGGCTTATCTGACAATCCTGGTCACCGCGAAAATCCTCGGCACACTGATGCTGTTTGTCTTTGAGCGTTGGCAACCTGGGCCATACGTCCTCGCGGCGGTGTTTTCGGTTGGCGCGATCCTTATGTCTCTATACCTCTTGCCCAGGTTCAAAGGCATGATTGTGGGGATTCAATGGGCCAAACGGATGCACGGATTCTGA
- a CDS encoding EF-hand domain-containing protein encodes MSSRKAVIMGVLVSVALTAAVPVVAQGFGGPRGPQVLFEELDLNGDGEISQEEMLNHHEGRFDRADADGDGVLTRDEMIAAGQARVEAGVDRMLERLDSDEDGAISQAEMEAAAEDRQERRQARMFDRLDADDSGTISAEEFEDAAERMRERRGGHGLFGRDRG; translated from the coding sequence ATGTCCTCTCGTAAAGCAGTGATTATGGGCGTTTTGGTATCCGTGGCATTGACTGCGGCCGTGCCGGTGGTGGCCCAAGGATTTGGAGGCCCCCGCGGCCCGCAAGTTCTTTTTGAAGAATTGGATCTGAATGGCGATGGCGAGATCAGCCAAGAGGAAATGCTCAACCATCACGAGGGCCGGTTTGACCGCGCCGATGCGGATGGCGACGGGGTGTTGACACGCGACGAGATGATCGCCGCGGGGCAGGCCCGCGTTGAGGCCGGTGTCGACCGGATGCTGGAGCGGCTTGATAGCGACGAAGATGGGGCAATCAGCCAGGCCGAGATGGAGGCCGCCGCCGAAGACCGGCAAGAACGGCGTCAGGCCCGGATGTTCGACCGTTTGGATGCCGATGACAGCGGCACGATCAGCGCCGAAGAGTTCGAAGACGCCGCGGAGCGGATGCGCGAGCGGCGTGGCGGCCATGGGCTCTTTGGCCGCGACCGCGGGTAA